The genomic interval CCACGGTGACAATTTTCGCCCCGCTGTCACGAACGCGCTCAAACAGCGCCTGCCGATCTTCCGGTTTGAAGTAACCATCCTGGCTGCCAACAATATTAACATTCCATTGACGACGCAGTTTCTCCTCCGTCTGGGCCAGTATCTCCGGCTTTCCCCCAATCAGGAACACGGGCGTGCCCTGCGCGCCTGCGCGGGCCATAAGCTGCTCCCAGAGATCGGCACCCGCCACGCGGGAAACATTAGCGTCAGGATACTTTTTACGGATAGAGCGGACCACGCTGATCCCGTCCGCGTATTTAAATTCAGCCGCTTCAATCAGGCCTTTAACTTCCGCATTGTCCTCAACCGCCAGCATTTTTTCCGCGTTGATGGCCACCAGCGTACCGGATTTCATCTGGCCGTCGGCGAACAGAAAGTCCAGCGCGTGCTGCATGTCGCGCCAGCCAATAAGCTGCAGGCCACGTAGCGCATAGCGCGGTGCAGAGATTTTATCAGTCATTACTATCCTTACTCAGACTTGCGACAGCGTTGTGCTGCCCTGCCGCTCGCGATTGTGCACAAGCCCTGCGCTGTCAAACAGCCAGTACAGCAGTTTGGCCAGTAACAGGCAGACGCCGAAAACGACCATGAAGAACACCACGCGCGACACGAACGAGTCCAGCCCTTCGCGCGCCAGAACGATCATATTGAAAATGGCACCAAAGCAAAAACTGTGCAAAATGGCCGCTTTATAGCGGTTGGTCTCTTCGTTGCCACGCACGTAAAGCCAGTCGAACCACTTGATAATCAGCCCCACGGCAACCGCCCCGGGGAGAATGAACCACGCCCCTCCCATCACCACCAGGGAACCAATCAGCGTTGGCGAGATTGCCAGACCGGAATGGTTGTTCAGCACTTC from Enterobacter sp. JBIWA008 carries:
- the wecG gene encoding lipopolysaccharide N-acetylmannosaminouronosyltransferase, with amino-acid sequence MTDKISAPRYALRGLQLIGWRDMQHALDFLFADGQMKSGTLVAINAEKMLAVEDNAEVKGLIEAAEFKYADGISVVRSIRKKYPDANVSRVAGADLWEQLMARAGAQGTPVFLIGGKPEILAQTEEKLRRQWNVNIVGSQDGYFKPEDRQALFERVRDSGAKIVTVAMGSPRQEILMRDCRLVCPDALYMGVGGTYDVFTGHVKRAPKVWQNLGLEWLYRLLSQPTRIKRQIRLLRYLAWHYTGKM